The Bicyclus anynana chromosome 4, ilBicAnyn1.1, whole genome shotgun sequence genome window below encodes:
- the LOC112055182 gene encoding amidophosphoribosyltransferase isoform X2: MDGPAGPSCCARERRDEVTTPMKRLKVNECEDSCQCDRTQGEVKIKSKRFGRGAVESGLTHECGVFGAIGTGDWPTQVDIAQVICLGLVALQHRGQESAGIVASEGKSARTFNTHKGMGLINNIFNDEAMKKLKGNLGIGHTRYSTSAASEEVNCQPFVVHTAHGALAVAHNGELVNCSSLRKMVLGRGVGLSTHSDSELITQALCLNPPEGETNGPDWPARINHLMRLAPLSYSLVIMLKDKIYAVRDPYGNRPLCLGKILPLGSSFLMNGCSKNGVDDKAEGWVVSSESCGFLSIGARYVREVLPGEIVEMSRHGIRTVDVVDRPAGKHQAFCIFEYVYFARADSMFEGQMVYSARLQCGRMLARESPVDADIVSSVPESGTAAAHGYARQSGIPFMEVLCKNRYVGRTFIQPSTRLRQLGVAKKFGALSENVRGKRIVLIDDSIVRGNTIGPIIKLLRDAGAAEVHIRIASPPLKYPCYMGINIPTREELIANKMDSFKLAEHVGADSLEYLSVEGLVSAVHYNMKVSPSDGVGGHCTACLTGDYPGGLPDDVDW; encoded by the exons ATGGACGGTCCAGCGGGGCCTTCATGCTGCGCGCGAGAGCGCAGGGACGAGGTCACGACACCCATGAAGAGGCTGAAAGTCAACGAGTGTGAGGACAGCTGCCAGTGCGACAGGACACAGGGGGAGGTCAAGATTAAGAGCAAGAGGTTCGGTCGGGGGGCAGTGGAGTCAG GATTAACACACGAGTGCGGAGTGTTTGGCGCGATTGGGACGGGCGACTGGCCGACACAGGTGGACATAGCACAAGTCATATGCCTCGGTCTAGTCGCGCTGCAGCACAG AGGCCAGGAATCGGCGGGGATAGTGGCGTCCGAGGGAAAGAGCGCGCGCACCTTCAACACGCACAAGGGCATGGGGCTCATCAACAACATCTTCAACGACGAGGCCATGAAGAAGCTTAAAGGCAACCTTGGGATTGGCCACACGAG GTACTCCACATCAGCAGCGTCCGAGGAGGTGAACTGCCAGCCGTTCGTCGTACACACGGCGCACGGCGCGCTAGCTGTCGCACACAATGGAGAGCTGGTCAACTGCAGTAGCCTGCGAAAGATG GTTCTCGGTCGTGGAGTGGGGTTGTCGACTCACTCGGACTCCGAGCTGATCACACAGGCGCTGTGCCTCAACCCGCCCGAGGGGGAGACGAATGGACCCGATTGGCCTGCCAGGATCAACCATCTCATGAG GCTGGCTCCTCTGAGTTACTCGCTAGTGATAATGCTGAAGGACAAGATCTACGCGGTGCGCGACCCGTACGGCAACCGGCCGCTGTGCCTCGGAAAGATACTTCCTTTGGGCTCTTCCT TCCTAATGAACGGATGTTCGAAGAATGGAGTGGACGATAAGGCTGAAGGATGGGTGGTATCATCAGAGTCCTGTGGATTTCTTTCAATtg GTGCTCGATATGTGCGGGAGGTGCTGCCCGGTGAAATAGTGGAGATGTCGCGGCACGGCATCCGCACGGTGGACGTGGTGGACCGGCCGGCGGGCAAGCACCAGGCATTCTGCATCTTCGAGTATGTGTACTTCGCGCGGGCGGATAGTATGTTTGAAG GTCAGATGGTGTACTCGGCGCGGCTACAGTGCGGGCGCATGCTGGCGCGTGAGTCGCCCGTCGACGCCGACATCGTGTCCTCCGTGCCCGAGTCCGGCACCGCGGCCGCGCACGGATACGCCAGACAG TCAGGGATCCCCTTCATGGAGGTCCTCTGCAAGAACCGATACGTGGGGCGCACGTTCATCCAGCCGTCGACGCGGCTGCGGCAGCTGGGCGTGGCCAAGAAGTTCGGCGCGCTGTCGGAGAACGTCCGCGGGAAACGCATCGTGCTCATAGACGACTCTATCGTGCGTGGAAACACCATCGGGCCTATCATCAAGCTGCTGAGGGACGCGGGTGCCGCTGAG GTACACATCAGGATAGCGTCGCCGCCGCTCAAGTACCCGTGCTACATGGGCATCAACATCCCCACGCGCGAGGAGCTCATCGCCAACAAGATGGACTCCTTCAAACTCGCCGAGCACGTCG GTGCCGACAGTCTAGAATATCTAAGCGTGGAAGGTCTAGTGAGTGCAGTCCACTATAATATGAAGGTCAGCCCCAGCGATGGGGTCGGGGGCCACTGCACTGCGTGCCTAACAGGGGACTATCCTGGAGGTCTGCCTGATGACGTCGACTGGTGA
- the LOC112055182 gene encoding amidophosphoribosyltransferase isoform X1, whose protein sequence is MDGPAGPSCCARERRDEVTTPMKRLKVNECEDSCQCDRTQGEVKIKSKRFGRGAVESGLTHECGVFGAIGTGDWPTQVDIAQVICLGLVALQHRGQESAGIVASEGKSARTFNTHKGMGLINNIFNDEAMKKLKGNLGIGHTRYSTSAASEEVNCQPFVVHTAHGALAVAHNGELVNCSSLRKMVLGRGVGLSTHSDSELITQALCLNPPEGETNGPDWPARINHLMRLAPLSYSLVIMLKDKIYAVRDPYGNRPLCLGKILPLGSSYAYKQSSSKHAAVLMNGCSKNGVDDKAEGWVVSSESCGFLSIGARYVREVLPGEIVEMSRHGIRTVDVVDRPAGKHQAFCIFEYVYFARADSMFEGQMVYSARLQCGRMLARESPVDADIVSSVPESGTAAAHGYARQSGIPFMEVLCKNRYVGRTFIQPSTRLRQLGVAKKFGALSENVRGKRIVLIDDSIVRGNTIGPIIKLLRDAGAAEVHIRIASPPLKYPCYMGINIPTREELIANKMDSFKLAEHVGADSLEYLSVEGLVSAVHYNMKVSPSDGVGGHCTACLTGDYPGGLPDDVDW, encoded by the exons ATGGACGGTCCAGCGGGGCCTTCATGCTGCGCGCGAGAGCGCAGGGACGAGGTCACGACACCCATGAAGAGGCTGAAAGTCAACGAGTGTGAGGACAGCTGCCAGTGCGACAGGACACAGGGGGAGGTCAAGATTAAGAGCAAGAGGTTCGGTCGGGGGGCAGTGGAGTCAG GATTAACACACGAGTGCGGAGTGTTTGGCGCGATTGGGACGGGCGACTGGCCGACACAGGTGGACATAGCACAAGTCATATGCCTCGGTCTAGTCGCGCTGCAGCACAG AGGCCAGGAATCGGCGGGGATAGTGGCGTCCGAGGGAAAGAGCGCGCGCACCTTCAACACGCACAAGGGCATGGGGCTCATCAACAACATCTTCAACGACGAGGCCATGAAGAAGCTTAAAGGCAACCTTGGGATTGGCCACACGAG GTACTCCACATCAGCAGCGTCCGAGGAGGTGAACTGCCAGCCGTTCGTCGTACACACGGCGCACGGCGCGCTAGCTGTCGCACACAATGGAGAGCTGGTCAACTGCAGTAGCCTGCGAAAGATG GTTCTCGGTCGTGGAGTGGGGTTGTCGACTCACTCGGACTCCGAGCTGATCACACAGGCGCTGTGCCTCAACCCGCCCGAGGGGGAGACGAATGGACCCGATTGGCCTGCCAGGATCAACCATCTCATGAG GCTGGCTCCTCTGAGTTACTCGCTAGTGATAATGCTGAAGGACAAGATCTACGCGGTGCGCGACCCGTACGGCAACCGGCCGCTGTGCCTCGGAAAGATACTTCCTTTGGGCTCTTCCT ATGCCTACAAACAGTCATCATCGAAGCATGCGGCGG TCCTAATGAACGGATGTTCGAAGAATGGAGTGGACGATAAGGCTGAAGGATGGGTGGTATCATCAGAGTCCTGTGGATTTCTTTCAATtg GTGCTCGATATGTGCGGGAGGTGCTGCCCGGTGAAATAGTGGAGATGTCGCGGCACGGCATCCGCACGGTGGACGTGGTGGACCGGCCGGCGGGCAAGCACCAGGCATTCTGCATCTTCGAGTATGTGTACTTCGCGCGGGCGGATAGTATGTTTGAAG GTCAGATGGTGTACTCGGCGCGGCTACAGTGCGGGCGCATGCTGGCGCGTGAGTCGCCCGTCGACGCCGACATCGTGTCCTCCGTGCCCGAGTCCGGCACCGCGGCCGCGCACGGATACGCCAGACAG TCAGGGATCCCCTTCATGGAGGTCCTCTGCAAGAACCGATACGTGGGGCGCACGTTCATCCAGCCGTCGACGCGGCTGCGGCAGCTGGGCGTGGCCAAGAAGTTCGGCGCGCTGTCGGAGAACGTCCGCGGGAAACGCATCGTGCTCATAGACGACTCTATCGTGCGTGGAAACACCATCGGGCCTATCATCAAGCTGCTGAGGGACGCGGGTGCCGCTGAG GTACACATCAGGATAGCGTCGCCGCCGCTCAAGTACCCGTGCTACATGGGCATCAACATCCCCACGCGCGAGGAGCTCATCGCCAACAAGATGGACTCCTTCAAACTCGCCGAGCACGTCG GTGCCGACAGTCTAGAATATCTAAGCGTGGAAGGTCTAGTGAGTGCAGTCCACTATAATATGAAGGTCAGCCCCAGCGATGGGGTCGGGGGCCACTGCACTGCGTGCCTAACAGGGGACTATCCTGGAGGTCTGCCTGATGACGTCGACTGGTGA
- the LOC112053696 gene encoding xaa-Pro aminopeptidase 3 gives MHSLRRFSSQFCIRCPRRLVKHPLVAKRCMSTTENSSDLLLQSSKIPKGILGQPTYHTHPHLIPNGQLTCGITQQEYKERRDNLVAKLLEEPEHIHKTQIIVIPAACKQYMSDKIPYVFRQNSDFFYLTGCLEPSAILVLVKPALDDNYKSILFVHEKDSHAELWEGPRTGCSLAAPLFGVDEARPVENFNNYIHRIVSTSKPGVLWYQNESPPNPEIHDSIRSAMRSGHVSLEQPTTCLHQMRVVKSAAEVELMKETCYIGSQAVNLAMACTKPGMSEHAVSAVLEYSCRMAGAEHGAFPPVVAGGARATHIHYVANNQLLEQRDMLLVDSGSQRWLYNSDISRTWPVSGKFSKHHRILYELLLAVQKRLIELLGSQRPPLDVLFEHMCRLLGTQLQQEGILPRDIDANELIGRAYRLCPHHVSHYLGLDVHDAPLVRRRVPVRAGMVVTVEPGIYIRPDDLSVPPEFRGVGIRIEDDVLVTDGEPLVLTDHCVKEVDDIEAIVGKQNV, from the exons ATGCATAGTTTACGCCGTTTCTCGTCCCAGTTTT GTATAAGATGCCCTAGAAGGCTCGTGAAGCATCCGTTGGTTGCTAAGAGATGTATGTCAACCACAGAAAACTCATCTGATTTACTGCTGCAGTCTTCAAAAATACCCAAAGGTATTTTGGGTCAACCTACCTATCACACTCATCCACACCTGATACCGAATGGTCAGTTAACTTGTGGCATTACACAGCAAGAGTATAAAGAACGGCGGGACAATCTAGTGGCAAAATTATTGGAGGAACCGGAGCATATACATAAAACACAAATT ATAGTAATTCCTGCTGCATGCAAACAGTACATGTCAGACAAGATCCCTTATGTGTTCAGACAGAACTCTGACTTCTTCTACCTGACAGGATGTCTAGAACCTTCAGCAATTTTAGTCTTAGTCAAACCAGCATTAGATGATAATTATAAG AGCATACTATTTGTACACGAAAAAGACAGTCATGCAGAGCTGTGGGAGGGTCCGCGCACCGGCTGCTCGCTCGCCGCGCCGCTGTTCGGAGTAGACGAGGCGCGGCCTGTGGAGAACTtcaataattatattcataG GATAGTTTCCACATCCAAACCTGGTGTGCTCTGGTACCAGAACGAGAGTCCCCCAAACCCTGAGATCCACGACAGCATCCGGTCGGCGATGCGCTCCGGCCACGTGTCCCTGGAGCAGCCGACCACCTGCCTGCATCAGATGCGCGTGGTGAAGTCAGCTGCAGAAGTGGAGCTGATGAAGGAGACGTGCTACATTGGCTCACAGGCTGTCAATCTGGCCATGGCGTGCACCAAACCTG GTATGTCTGAGCACGCGGTGTCGGCCGTGCTGGAGTACTCGTGCCGCATGGCGGGCGCGGAGCACGGCGCCTTCCCGCCGGTggtggcgggcggcgcgcgcgccacGCACATCCACTACGTGGCCAACAACCAGCTGCTGGAGCAACGGGACATGCTGCTCGTGGACTCGG GTAGTCAAAGATGGCTGTACAACTCTGACATATCGCGCACGTGGCCCGTGAGCGGCAAGTTCTCCAAGCACCACCGCATACTGTACGAGCTGCTGCTCGCTGTGCAG AAGCGTCTAATCGAGCTGCTGGGGTCCCAGCGACCCCCGCTGGACGTGCTGTTCGAGCACATGTGCCGGCTGCTGGGCACGCAGCTGCAGCAGGAGGGCATCCTGCCGAGGGACATCGACGCTAACGAACTCATTGGA AGGGCGTACCGGCTGTGCCCGCACCACGTGTCGCACTACCTGGGGCTGGACGTGCACGACGCGCCGCTCGTGCGCCGCCGCGTGCCCGTGCGCGCCGGCATGGTGGTCACCGTGGAGCCCG GTATCTACATCCGTCCGGACGACTTGTCCGTCCCGCCCGAGTTCCGCGGAGTCGGCATCCGGATAGAGGACGACGTGCTCGTCACCGACGGAGAGCCGCTCGTCCTGACCGACCACTGCGTCAAGGAGGTCGACGACATCGAGGCCATCGTCGGCAAGCAGAACGTTTGA